One genomic window of Malaciobacter molluscorum LMG 25693 includes the following:
- a CDS encoding nitrous oxide reductase accessory protein NosL: MRRVLPYIFLIIISLFLYNYSKDTREDIKVEHNYMQDAPYRVVLETYKNRYICNDCDMMIKKYLNSAQVIYNHNVYFFDDVGCMIRWLDRQEFKNKAKMYVYSTDTGAYIDAKLAWYIRDANTPLGYGFGAYETSIGAITSAMTRSTIEEQIGNFKIKRETKQIYEFEEIKQFALRGETLLNPMIKRELLKKR, translated from the coding sequence ATGAGAAGAGTTTTACCATATATTTTTTTAATTATTATCTCTTTATTTTTATATAATTACTCTAAAGATACAAGAGAAGATATAAAAGTAGAGCATAATTATATGCAAGATGCACCATATAGAGTTGTATTAGAAACATACAAAAATAGATACATTTGTAATGATTGTGATATGATGATTAAAAAATATCTAAATTCTGCTCAAGTTATTTATAATCATAATGTATATTTTTTTGATGATGTTGGATGTATGATAAGATGGCTTGATAGACAAGAGTTTAAAAACAAAGCTAAAATGTATGTGTATTCAACAGATACAGGCGCTTATATTGATGCAAAGCTTGCTTGGTATATAAGAGATGCAAATACACCTTTAGGGTATGGATTTGGAGCTTATGAGACTTCAATTGGTGCAATAACAAGTGCGATGACAAGATCTACAATAGAAGAACAAATAGGTAATTTTAAAATCAAAAGAGAAACAAAACAAATTTATGAGTTTGAGGAAATTAAACAGTTTGCCTTAAGAGGTGAAACTTTACTAAATCCTATGATAAAAAGAGAGTTACTAAAAAAAAGATAA
- a CDS encoding ABC transporter ATP-binding protein, translating to MIKITNLYKIYNENKQNEFTALNNINLDIQEAQTIIIRGKSGSGKSTLLSIIAGLCKPTSGDIIIENENIAKLPDINISNFRNEKIGFIFQSFNLISGLNTFENVMAPLVLKKIDKNQFEKQVTQALKIANIEHKKEQKVENLSGGEKQRCSIARALVMNPSIILADEPTANLDKANSLIFIEMLKKFKELKKTVIVATHDCLFDNLEFVDRYIDIKDAKIE from the coding sequence ATGATAAAAATAACTAATTTATATAAAATATATAATGAAAATAAACAAAATGAATTTACTGCTTTAAATAATATCAATTTAGATATACAAGAGGCTCAAACTATAATTATAAGAGGGAAAAGTGGAAGTGGTAAAAGTACTTTATTATCAATTATTGCAGGACTTTGTAAGCCAACAAGTGGTGATATTATAATTGAAAATGAAAATATTGCAAAGTTACCTGATATTAATATTTCTAATTTTAGAAATGAAAAAATAGGCTTTATTTTTCAATCATTTAATTTAATTTCTGGATTAAATACTTTTGAAAATGTTATGGCTCCCTTGGTATTAAAAAAAATAGATAAAAATCAATTTGAAAAGCAAGTAACACAAGCTTTAAAAATAGCAAATATAGAACATAAAAAAGAGCAAAAAGTAGAAAACTTAAGTGGAGGAGAGAAACAAAGATGTTCAATTGCAAGAGCACTTGTTATGAATCCCTCAATTATTTTAGCAGATGAACCAACTGCGAATTTAGATAAAGCAAACTCATTGATTTTTATAGAAATGCTAAAGAAATTTAAAGAGCTTAAAAAGACTGTTATTGTTGCAACACATGATTGCTTATTTGATAATCTTGAGTTTGTTGATAGATATATAGATATAAAAGATGCAAAGATAGAGTAA
- a CDS encoding ABC transporter permease, translating into MLSRNFIDYSIKLLLKDKTEYFFSFIIFTFIVFILSAVLFISDSIKYDLLSTLGNHDQIIVTNTKSGKYFPLNENHINIILQLNGVENVQGKVDGYYNFSQSSRLIHLVADDSLSDDEIIVSKDIKQLFEKFHYDKEFNFLTLDGTLTKKIKSVIDSNIFSSNTIFANSDVTREILQMNDEQYSYLSVYVPNDNEVEFLARKIMDIFPNTKAISKSQLQSDYRQIFYYKGGIFMILYIVAMLAFFILLKNQVSSVLTEQKKQIAILRSIGFSIKDIISLKFIQNSVIALGSYFIGVLASYIFVFIFDAPIVKNIFLGEQMENIIFTPTVDFRMLFLIFLFTVIPFLAFIIIPSWKVAIEDISEIMK; encoded by the coding sequence ATGTTAAGTAGAAATTTTATTGATTACTCAATTAAGCTTTTATTGAAAGATAAAACAGAATATTTTTTTAGTTTTATAATATTTACTTTTATTGTATTTATTTTAAGTGCTGTTTTGTTTATATCTGATTCTATTAAGTATGATTTATTATCTACTTTAGGAAATCATGACCAAATAATAGTTACAAATACAAAATCAGGGAAATACTTTCCTTTAAATGAAAACCACATAAATATAATATTGCAGTTAAATGGAGTTGAAAATGTTCAAGGGAAAGTTGATGGTTATTATAACTTTTCTCAAAGTTCTAGACTTATTCATTTAGTTGCAGATGATTCACTAAGTGATGATGAAATTATAGTATCAAAAGATATAAAACAGTTGTTTGAAAAATTTCATTATGATAAAGAATTTAACTTTTTAACACTTGATGGAACTTTAACAAAAAAAATAAAAAGTGTTATTGATTCAAATATATTTTCAAGTAATACAATCTTTGCAAATAGTGATGTCACAAGAGAAATCTTGCAAATGAATGATGAACAATACTCTTATCTTAGTGTTTATGTTCCAAATGATAATGAAGTAGAGTTTTTAGCAAGAAAAATAATGGATATTTTTCCAAATACAAAAGCAATAAGTAAATCTCAACTTCAATCAGATTATCGACAGATTTTTTATTATAAAGGTGGAATCTTTATGATTTTGTATATTGTTGCGATGCTGGCATTTTTTATATTATTAAAAAATCAAGTATCTTCAGTATTAACAGAGCAAAAAAAACAAATAGCTATTTTAAGAAGTATTGGCTTTTCAATTAAAGATATTATCTCTTTAAAATTTATACAAAATAGTGTAATTGCTTTAGGCTCTTATTTTATTGGAGTTTTGGCTTCTTATATTTTTGTTTTTATATTTGATGCACCAATAGTAAAAAACATTTTTTTAGGTGAACAAATGGAAAATATAATTTTTACACCAACTGTTGATTTTAGAATGTTATTTCTGATTTTTTTATTTACAGTAATTCCTTTTTTAGCATTTATTATTATCCCCTCATGGAAAGTTGCTATTGAAGATATAAGTGAGATAATGAAATGA
- a CDS encoding nitrous oxide reductase accessory protein NosL yields MKKYLLLLTMFSCLIFAKSFQFINKDKGTFINEGSSKYYCSSCAMSLPKHYKTNYIYKNRQYCSIHCLYEQTKGKFDSEIKVVDTNSLKFIDAKKAFFVIGSNKPATMSFHSKYAFKQKKDAMDFISKNGGNLVRFKDLIVVVRNDFSKDLSMLDTKKKKKVYKVGKKLYESNCNKISIENIKTITDLKTKLKEVCKVNKDKQLQSMTVYLWDTKKLDKTIRKIESIYVPKDAKCVICGMFVHKYPKWATMLEYKQKHYYFDGPKDMLKFVFEKGKSNIGEIYVSDYFTTKKIDGRKAFYVIGSDVYGPMGKELVAFESDQAAYNFKNDHFGKKVMFFSEITDEVLEYLK; encoded by the coding sequence ATGAAAAAATATTTACTACTTCTTACAATGTTTTCTTGCTTGATTTTTGCAAAGAGTTTTCAATTTATAAATAAAGATAAAGGAACTTTTATAAACGAAGGAAGTAGTAAATACTATTGTAGCTCTTGTGCTATGAGTTTACCAAAACATTATAAAACAAACTATATTTATAAAAATAGACAGTACTGTTCTATTCATTGTTTATATGAACAAACAAAAGGTAAATTTGATAGTGAAATAAAAGTAGTAGATACAAATAGTTTAAAATTTATTGATGCAAAAAAAGCTTTCTTTGTAATAGGAAGTAATAAGCCAGCAACAATGAGTTTTCATAGTAAATACGCTTTCAAACAAAAAAAAGATGCAATGGATTTTATAAGTAAAAATGGTGGAAATTTAGTTAGGTTTAAAGATTTGATAGTTGTAGTTAGAAATGATTTTTCAAAAGATTTATCTATGTTAGATACAAAAAAGAAAAAGAAAGTTTATAAAGTAGGAAAAAAACTTTATGAATCTAATTGTAATAAAATAAGTATTGAAAATATCAAAACTATAACTGATTTAAAAACTAAACTTAAAGAAGTTTGCAAAGTAAATAAAGATAAACAGTTACAATCAATGACTGTTTATTTATGGGATACAAAGAAGTTAGATAAAACAATTAGAAAAATAGAAAGTATATATGTACCAAAAGATGCAAAATGTGTGATTTGTGGAATGTTTGTACATAAATATCCAAAATGGGCAACAATGTTAGAGTACAAACAAAAACATTATTATTTTGATGGGCCAAAAGATATGTTGAAATTTGTATTTGAAAAAGGCAAAAGTAATATTGGTGAAATTTATGTGAGTGATTATTTTACAACAAAAAAGATTGATGGAAGAAAAGCATTTTATGTTATTGGTTCTGATGTTTATGGTCCAATGGGAAAAGAGTTAGTTGCCTTTGAATCAGACCAAGCTGCATATAATTTTAAAAATGACCACTTTGGAAAAAAAGTTATGTTTTTTAGTGAAATAACTGATGAGGTATTAGAGTATTTAAAATGA
- a CDS encoding SEL1-like repeat protein produces the protein MKKYLILFTILFSVLQAGYIKESVEAHKKGDHKKVASIYENACIKDNKASACYNLGVLYMGSKGIKKDTKKAIKYYEMACNKNFVSACYNLGVIYMNAKDVKKDIKKSITLYEKACKQNHAASCNNLGRIYDSANGVKEDTKKAFSFYKKSCNSYDELGCSNLAFMYESARGTSQNYNVAIQLYTKACKAGVSIACENLGNMYENKKGVKQDFKKAASLYEKACKSKDGLKGCNNLAVLHIKGLGVKQDFIKAKDLFKKSCDKGLKLACDNYKLLENYKAEK, from the coding sequence ATGAAGAAATATTTAATTTTATTTACAATTTTATTTTCTGTGTTACAAGCAGGATATATAAAAGAGAGTGTGGAAGCTCACAAAAAAGGTGATCATAAAAAAGTTGCATCTATTTATGAAAATGCTTGTATTAAAGATAACAAAGCTTCTGCTTGTTATAACTTGGGTGTATTATATATGGGTTCAAAAGGAATAAAAAAAGATACAAAGAAAGCTATAAAATATTATGAAATGGCTTGTAATAAAAACTTTGTTTCAGCTTGTTATAACTTAGGTGTTATTTATATGAATGCTAAAGATGTAAAAAAGGATATTAAGAAATCAATAACTTTATATGAAAAAGCTTGTAAGCAAAATCATGCAGCAAGTTGTAATAACCTTGGAAGAATATACGATAGTGCAAATGGTGTAAAAGAAGATACAAAAAAAGCATTTTCTTTTTATAAAAAGTCTTGTAATAGTTATGATGAATTAGGATGTAGTAATTTGGCTTTTATGTATGAAAGTGCAAGAGGTACATCACAAAACTATAATGTTGCAATACAGCTATACACAAAAGCGTGTAAAGCAGGAGTATCTATTGCTTGTGAAAACCTAGGAAATATGTATGAAAATAAAAAAGGTGTAAAACAAGATTTTAAAAAGGCTGCTTCTTTATATGAAAAAGCGTGTAAAAGTAAAGATGGATTAAAAGGATGTAACAATCTTGCAGTTCTTCATATAAAAGGATTAGGTGTAAAACAAGACTTTATAAAAGCAAAAGATTTATTTAAAAAATCTTGTGACAAAGGATTGAAACTAGCTTGTGATAATTATAAATTATTAGAAAATTATAAGGCAGAAAAATGA
- a CDS encoding SEL1-like repeat protein has product MKKLLLYLLLSTIFVYANTIDTADSLYSNAKYKKAFEFYKKACKNKSSEGCYKVGFMYENKQSVKQDFKKAFEFYDKACSLGNERACYKVGVCYDKGGILKLKTDYKKAEKYYFKSCKRGFALACYNLGSVYQYYLEPKKNAQKSLTMYKAACEKGFLLGCYKVGNILNKQKDTKGAATWYKKGCDKEDTESCFRLVDIYIKDIATTNPDEYKKLLKVYKEGCDKEDSAMCYKLAVLHATGRGTRQNYIKAKQIYERGCNLGDNASCLEYLMLDDMGF; this is encoded by the coding sequence ATGAAAAAGTTATTACTATATTTATTATTATCGACAATATTTGTTTATGCTAATACTATTGATACAGCTGATAGTTTATATTCAAATGCAAAATATAAAAAAGCATTTGAATTTTATAAAAAAGCTTGTAAAAATAAGAGTAGTGAAGGGTGTTATAAAGTTGGTTTTATGTATGAAAATAAACAGAGTGTAAAACAAGATTTTAAAAAAGCATTTGAGTTTTATGATAAAGCTTGTAGTTTAGGAAATGAAAGAGCTTGCTATAAAGTTGGAGTTTGTTATGACAAAGGTGGAATATTAAAACTTAAAACTGATTATAAAAAAGCTGAGAAATATTATTTTAAATCTTGTAAAAGAGGCTTTGCTCTTGCTTGTTACAATTTAGGTTCTGTTTACCAATACTATTTAGAGCCTAAAAAAAATGCACAAAAAAGTTTAACTATGTATAAAGCTGCATGTGAAAAAGGCTTTTTATTAGGTTGTTATAAAGTAGGAAATATTTTAAATAAACAAAAAGATACAAAAGGTGCTGCAACTTGGTATAAAAAAGGTTGTGATAAAGAAGATACAGAATCATGCTTTAGATTAGTAGATATTTATATTAAAGATATTGCAACAACAAATCCTGATGAATATAAAAAACTACTAAAAGTTTATAAAGAAGGATGCGATAAAGAAGATAGTGCAATGTGTTATAAACTTGCAGTTTTACACGCAACTGGAAGAGGAACAAGACAAAACTATATAAAAGCAAAACAGATTTATGAAAGAGGCTGCAATCTTGGAGATAATGCAAGTTGTTTGGAGTATTTGATGTTAGATGATATGGGATTTTAA
- the ccsA gene encoding cytochrome c biogenesis protein CcsA — MYIFKKVFLSYKFIILMLILLALGAAVATFIENDYDAQTAKVLVYNALWYEVVMVLLTISLVGIIIKQKMYKKMGAFLFHLGFVFVLIGAGVTRYFGYEGVIHIRENMSENRVISEKSYFQIEVENKTFEHPLALGKIGDNSFKYIHKIDNKDLVVEYKDYKFKKTTNVENLFVTVSYDNKKQDLQINGGHGNLEPPAIFSVDGKDIKLSWGSKIIKLPFSIKLRDFQIQRYPGSKSASSYASEVTLLDDDTNFDYRIFMNNPLTYKGFKFFQSSYDRDEMGTILSVNKDPGKWPTYFAYFLLSLGFVLNFFTKRSRFERLRVFLIKNNLCIILPILFLFNTYANAQTNDYLDNFRKNTKEHSKSFAEIYVQDFNGRVKPMGTEAIDVLHKISSKDSMYNLSATQIMLGIFSDPKQWENIELIKIRNSKIKDILKLKKDKKYISFSFVFDKYGKYKLNKYIDEANEKMPSKRGTFDKDLIKLDERLNIYYLASIGIFYKIIPNSFDNSKKWFRPQEAINEYWLDDSIRSTLFKYKSALSKGIINNDWKEANEALDILKINQREIDSDILPSTYQTKIELLSNKLKIFPNLMGFYFLVGFVALLFAIVSIFSKKDFPKIKKMFFLLLFLGFVFHTLGLAMRWYVSGHAPWSDTYESLVYVGWSSILAGLVIFRKSLLSLASSSILGAIIMLVAHLNFISPQITPLVPVLKSYWLSIHVSVITASYGFLGFGAILAFLALILMIFKSKNNEEDINQQIRQLAAIIEMSLIIGISLLTVGNFVGGVWANESWGRYWGWDPKETWSFISIVVYTIVLHLRFIPKMNSIYIFLISSVVAFSSIIMTYFGVNFYLSGMHSYASGDKVPVPNFVYYVIAIVLVVSISAFFKKDVKVIK; from the coding sequence ATGTATATTTTTAAAAAAGTGTTTCTTTCATATAAATTTATTATATTAATGTTGATTTTATTAGCTTTAGGTGCAGCAGTAGCTACATTTATTGAAAATGATTATGATGCACAAACAGCAAAAGTTTTAGTTTATAATGCACTTTGGTATGAAGTTGTTATGGTTTTATTAACTATATCTTTAGTTGGAATAATCATTAAACAAAAAATGTATAAAAAAATGGGTGCTTTTTTGTTTCATTTAGGATTTGTATTTGTTTTAATAGGAGCAGGAGTTACTAGATATTTTGGATATGAAGGTGTAATTCATATAAGAGAAAATATGAGTGAAAATAGAGTGATTTCTGAAAAGTCTTATTTTCAAATAGAAGTTGAAAATAAAACATTTGAGCATCCATTAGCCCTTGGTAAAATAGGTGACAATAGTTTTAAATATATACATAAAATAGATAATAAAGATTTGGTTGTTGAATATAAAGATTATAAATTTAAAAAAACAACAAATGTAGAAAATCTTTTTGTTACAGTAAGTTATGATAATAAAAAACAAGATTTACAAATAAATGGTGGTCACGGTAATTTAGAGCCACCAGCTATTTTTTCAGTTGATGGAAAAGATATAAAACTATCTTGGGGTTCTAAGATAATAAAACTTCCATTTTCTATAAAGTTAAGAGATTTTCAAATACAAAGATATCCAGGTTCAAAAAGTGCATCATCATATGCAAGTGAAGTTACATTATTAGATGACGATACAAATTTTGATTATAGAATTTTTATGAATAATCCTTTAACATACAAAGGATTTAAGTTTTTCCAATCTTCTTATGATAGAGATGAAATGGGAACAATTCTTTCAGTAAATAAAGATCCAGGGAAATGGCCAACATATTTTGCTTATTTTCTTTTATCTTTAGGATTTGTATTAAACTTTTTTACTAAAAGAAGTAGATTTGAAAGACTTAGAGTTTTTTTAATAAAAAATAATCTATGTATTATTTTGCCAATTTTATTTTTATTTAATACCTATGCAAATGCACAAACAAATGATTATTTAGATAATTTTAGAAAAAATACAAAAGAACACTCAAAATCTTTTGCAGAAATTTATGTTCAAGATTTTAATGGGCGTGTAAAACCAATGGGTACAGAAGCAATTGATGTTTTACATAAAATATCATCAAAAGATTCAATGTATAATCTTTCTGCAACTCAAATAATGCTTGGAATATTTAGCGACCCAAAACAGTGGGAAAATATAGAATTGATCAAAATAAGAAATAGTAAAATAAAAGATATTCTAAAACTTAAAAAAGATAAAAAATATATCTCTTTCTCTTTTGTATTTGATAAATATGGAAAATATAAATTAAATAAATATATAGATGAAGCAAATGAAAAAATGCCTTCAAAAAGAGGTACTTTTGATAAAGATTTAATAAAACTTGATGAGAGATTAAATATCTACTATTTAGCTTCAATTGGTATATTTTATAAAATAATTCCAAACTCTTTTGATAACTCAAAAAAATGGTTCCGTCCTCAAGAAGCAATAAATGAATATTGGTTGGATGATTCTATTAGAAGTACATTATTTAAATATAAAAGTGCTTTATCAAAAGGAATTATAAATAATGACTGGAAAGAAGCAAATGAAGCTTTAGATATATTAAAAATAAATCAAAGAGAGATTGATTCAGATATATTACCTTCAACTTATCAAACAAAAATAGAATTATTATCTAATAAATTAAAAATATTCCCAAACTTGATGGGATTTTACTTTTTAGTTGGTTTTGTAGCTTTACTTTTTGCAATAGTATCAATTTTTTCAAAAAAAGATTTTCCAAAAATCAAAAAAATGTTTTTTCTTTTATTATTTTTAGGTTTTGTTTTTCATACTTTGGGATTAGCGATGAGATGGTATGTTTCAGGTCATGCACCTTGGAGTGATACTTATGAATCTTTAGTTTATGTTGGATGGTCATCAATTTTAGCAGGTTTAGTTATATTTCGTAAATCTTTGTTATCCCTAGCTTCATCTTCAATTTTAGGTGCAATTATTATGTTAGTTGCACATCTAAATTTTATTAGTCCACAAATTACACCTTTGGTTCCTGTTTTAAAATCTTATTGGTTAAGTATACATGTATCTGTAATTACTGCAAGCTATGGTTTTTTAGGATTTGGTGCAATTTTGGCTTTTCTTGCTTTAATTTTGATGATATTTAAATCAAAAAATAATGAAGAAGATATAAATCAACAAATAAGACAATTAGCAGCAATTATAGAAATGAGTTTGATTATAGGAATTTCACTTTTAACAGTAGGAAATTTTGTTGGTGGAGTTTGGGCAAATGAGAGTTGGGGACGATATTGGGGTTGGGATCCTAAAGAGACATGGTCTTTTATCTCAATTGTTGTTTATACGATTGTATTGCATTTAAGATTTATTCCAAAAATGAATAGTATTTATATATTTTTAATTTCATCAGTTGTTGCGTTTTCTTCAATAATCATGACATATTTTGGAGTAAATTTTTATCTATCAGGAATGCACTCTTATGCATCAGGAGATAAAGTTCCCGTGCCAAATTTTGTATATTATGTAATTGCAATAGTTTTAGTTGTGAGTATAAGTGCATTCTTTAAAAAGGATGTAAAGGTTATTAAATAG
- the nrfD gene encoding NrfD/PsrC family molybdoenzyme membrane anchor subunit: MNELITYSSGFTEEIGWEWPISVYLLLAGISGGAIIVALLIRFYKNQIENTAVYKSASLVAFVTILLGMVCLVGDLTRPLNFWQILINYNFNSVMSIGVAALMIYIPLSFVAVVFAFADFVKERFSFLTKIVDLLLKFRVVLEGVLFLFAVVICAYTGFLISVLVRFPLLNTSILPALFVISGLSAGTAALCIMAKRVFNENVHSSDMKILHKIEWPIMAIEILFLAMLYISLATGNEAGKIALAAFHEGSWSTVFWVGIVCIGFLLPIILNFSQKEQENSNSIFYISAMCSIVGVLCLRLFIIYAGQTFSV; the protein is encoded by the coding sequence ATGAATGAATTAATCACTTATAGCTCAGGTTTTACTGAAGAAATAGGTTGGGAATGGCCAATATCAGTATATTTACTTTTAGCTGGTATTTCAGGTGGAGCTATTATTGTAGCTTTATTAATTAGATTTTATAAAAACCAAATAGAAAATACTGCTGTATATAAATCTGCTTCTTTAGTGGCTTTTGTAACTATTTTATTGGGAATGGTTTGTTTAGTTGGTGATTTGACCAGACCTTTAAATTTCTGGCAAATCTTAATAAATTACAATTTTAATTCAGTAATGTCAATTGGTGTAGCTGCACTTATGATTTATATCCCTTTGAGTTTTGTTGCAGTTGTTTTTGCATTTGCAGATTTTGTAAAAGAAAGATTTTCTTTTTTGACAAAAATAGTTGATTTATTATTGAAATTTAGAGTTGTTTTAGAAGGGGTTTTGTTTCTATTTGCAGTGGTGATTTGTGCTTATACAGGTTTTTTAATATCTGTTTTAGTACGTTTCCCCTTGCTAAATACATCAATCTTGCCAGCACTTTTTGTAATCTCAGGATTATCAGCTGGAACAGCTGCTCTTTGTATTATGGCAAAAAGAGTTTTTAATGAAAATGTACACTCAAGTGATATGAAAATTTTACATAAAATTGAGTGGCCAATTATGGCTATTGAGATACTTTTTTTAGCAATGTTATATATATCTCTTGCAACAGGAAATGAAGCAGGAAAAATTGCATTAGCTGCATTTCATGAAGGTTCATGGTCTACTGTTTTTTGGGTAGGAATAGTTTGTATAGGTTTTTTATTACCAATTATTTTAAACTTTTCACAAAAAGAACAAGAGAATTCAAATAGCATATTTTATATCTCTGCAATGTGTAGTATTGTAGGAGTTTTATGTTTACGGCTATTTATTATTTATGCAGGTCAAACTTTTAGTGTGTAG
- a CDS encoding 4Fe-4S dicluster domain-containing protein encodes MSSSKENNRRNFIKGIGLGSLFLGSVQYGLNANTNKENKKPHYAMIYDQNKCVGCSDCEIACQEINLVPKNQHRLYVEDQTKPDDLQHKKYMRVSCQQCIDSPCTEVCPTGACHKDSITDIVTMDIDKCIGCKYCIVACPYDVRFINERTNAAENCNFCLNTNFAKGKDPACVESCKYDALVFGDLNDETAYINKILDVKDAVRLKPGFGTKPSLRYIPKLKTGVYDE; translated from the coding sequence ATGAGTAGTAGTAAAGAGAATAATAGAAGAAATTTTATTAAAGGTATAGGATTAGGTTCTTTATTTCTTGGAAGTGTACAGTATGGGCTTAATGCAAATACAAACAAAGAGAATAAAAAACCTCACTATGCAATGATATATGACCAAAATAAATGTGTTGGATGTAGCGATTGTGAAATTGCTTGTCAAGAGATAAATTTAGTTCCTAAAAATCAACATAGATTATATGTAGAAGATCAGACAAAACCTGATGATTTACAACATAAAAAATATATGAGAGTATCTTGTCAACAATGTATTGATTCTCCATGTACCGAAGTTTGTCCCACTGGTGCATGTCATAAAGATTCAATAACAGATATTGTTACAATGGATATAGATAAATGTATAGGTTGTAAATATTGTATTGTTGCTTGTCCTTATGATGTTAGATTTATAAATGAAAGAACAAATGCAGCAGAAAATTGTAATTTTTGTTTAAATACAAATTTTGCAAAAGGTAAAGATCCAGCATGTGTTGAGTCATGTAAATATGATGCTTTAGTATTTGGTGATTTAAATGATGAAACAGCATATATAAATAAAATTTTGGATGTTAAAGATGCAGTTAGGTTAAAACCAGGATTTGGAACAAAACCAAGTCTTAGATATATACCTAAACTTAAAACAGGAGTTTATGATGAATGA
- a CDS encoding FKBP-type peptidyl-prolyl cis-trans isomerase: protein MNLTKIKLSYIVPLILSIAVQGFSTELKTDIQKQSYSLGASTGNYINNQIYGQLQLGAKVDVALVVKGFEDALKQKLQISETEVIDNLNKRAELLNKAQKAKIKKLQETNAKKEKEFLSKNAKKSTVKVTKSGLQYEVLKDTKTKGVKPESIVIMNYKASLIDGYVFDDTYARKAPAHLSMINLIDGLKEGLMLMHTGSKYKFYIPSKLAYKDVQMRDIPPNSTLVFEIELLKVLKPGEMKAITNLDMSGHGTTKQGNQVSK from the coding sequence ATGAACTTAACAAAAATAAAATTAAGTTATATTGTTCCACTTATATTAAGTATTGCAGTGCAAGGTTTTTCAACAGAGTTGAAAACTGATATTCAAAAGCAATCTTATAGTTTGGGAGCATCTACTGGTAATTATATAAATAATCAAATTTATGGGCAGCTTCAATTAGGAGCAAAAGTTGATGTAGCATTAGTTGTAAAAGGTTTTGAAGATGCTTTAAAACAAAAATTACAAATTAGTGAAACAGAAGTTATCGATAATCTAAATAAAAGAGCAGAGCTTTTAAATAAAGCACAAAAAGCGAAGATAAAAAAACTGCAAGAGACAAATGCAAAAAAAGAAAAAGAGTTTCTTAGTAAAAATGCAAAAAAATCGACAGTTAAAGTTACAAAATCAGGATTACAATATGAAGTGCTAAAAGATACAAAAACTAAAGGTGTAAAACCTGAAAGTATTGTAATTATGAATTATAAAGCATCTTTAATTGATGGATATGTTTTTGATGATACATATGCTAGAAAAGCACCAGCTCATTTATCTATGATTAATTTAATTGATGGGTTAAAAGAGGGTTTGATGCTAATGCATACAGGTTCAAAATATAAGTTTTATATTCCAAGTAAGTTAGCATATAAAGATGTTCAAATGCGAGATATTCCACCTAACTCAACTTTAGTTTTTGAGATTGAATTACTAAAAGTTTTAAAACCAGGTGAAATGAAAGCAATAACTAATTTAGATATGTCAGGTCATGGTACTACAAAACAAGGAAATCAAGTTTCTAAATAA